The DNA region GCAAACACCATATTTAGCATTTCTGTGCACGCGGAAAATAATGTGTATGTATTAAATTAGATCAAAATTGGATTCACGCACTTGGTATCTCCCACATTGAATGGTACAGACTCTGTCCTGCATCAACCTTCAGGGTGGCTCCAGATATGTaggaggcagcaggtgagaGTAGGAAACACACTGCCGATGATATCTGATCATAGCCacagcaaaaagacaaaaacatcttgTTTATAAAATATcccaaagcttttttttgtttgtttaatgaaCAACCTTCCTTGGAGTATTTAGGTCTTTCTACCATTACACACCTCTTCTGGAACTCCTAGCCTTTTAGCAGGGCAATGTGAAACTGACATCCTGAAGAGCTGAGGCCCAAGATCCTTGTAGTTCTCCATTGCAGTTTTTGAAAAGATTGTACCCTGCAAACCGTATAAATACACACACCTGAAAGGGTAAACTTACAGTGTTTATGCCAATTAAAACCTAATCTTCACTCACTGGTGCTATAGCGTTGACACGGACTCCAGAGGCTGCCCACTCGATGGCCAGACTCTTTGTCAGGTTGTCTACAGCTGCCCTTGCAGCTCCCGTGTGGCTGGCATGTAAAGGATGCACAGGGTttcacaaacaaaaaataagcaTGGGAGTTAAATGACTGGATGCTTTTCCTACCTCATCCCAGGAAAGCCTTTCCACATATCAGCGATGATGTTCACAATCACACCTCCATGCTGTTTCATCCATGAGGAATAGACTGTGGGTGTTTAACAATATAGAATCAGTTTTGTCTCACAGAACATACCATTAGTGTTCATTGTATGCATCATACCTGCCTGACAGCACTGGAAAGTTCCGGTCAGGTTGGTGTCTATCACAGCTTTCCAGCCTTTTGAGGAAATGTGCTCTGCCGGGCTGCTGAACTGTCCCCCACCATTATTCACCAAGAAGTCTATCCTGCCGTACTGCTTCAACACTGACGACACCAGTTCCTTCACCTTATAGACATGAGGGAATCAGAGCATGATGCAATTGTGTTAGCAGGTGCTGACAAAGTGAAACCGTTTGGAGGAAGACTTTGGAAAAGCGCACCTCGTTCTCATTTCGGATGTTACACTGAAGCGGAGTAACAGATGCTGGGCTGGATGGAGGGAGTTTTTGTCTCATCTCCTGAGCCGCGGCCTCCAGCCGTCCTGTATTCCGACTGGAGATGACCACATTGCAGCCTGAAGAGAAAGTATGTGTGCCCTCGATATACAGTCACACCAGTGCTGATACCACTTAATAAGCAATTTTGGATGAATATACAAGACAACGTATATCATCACTACAGCCCGCAAGCGTGCCAAGGAATATGCACCAAATACACCCCAGGACACGCCACTAGGAtatagggattttttttttttgttcctttctgGGACAATCCTCGAAAATAAAATGTTCGCAGAGCATATAATGAATAATTACAAACCACTCACtcaaaatacatttgaatttaACAGCTCATAAGGGTGATGTTGCCATCATGATTAGTACTAATAGGagtattatcatcatcatcatcatcatcatcagtgaaAGGCGCAGTTTTATCGGTTCACTGATGATACAGATTCAAAGGAGACACTCCGTGCAAAATTATATGACCTAATAAATTCTGTGACAGTGCAGATTCTAGTGCTTGGTCCATCATTGTCAGGATCCGTAAACGCTTTTATTACGCATAAATGTTTACAGCTGTTGCGAACTACTGCGGCCGGCGTTGCAAAATGTACCAAAGGTCTTAATCTATGGTAAAGTTCACCCTCCGTTGCTTCGGCCAGCTCTTTAAACCGTCCTAACTGCGTATGAAAATAATGCTGTGATGAAAACATAACTGCGTACCCAGTTcaagcagctctgcagagatgGCTTTCCCGATTCCAGATCCACCACCTGTTACTATTGCAACTTTGTGTTTGAACAAGCCCGGTTTGAATACACTGGACGCCATTGCTCTCTGGATCTAATGCGggcgaggccacgccccctcgcAGAACAATGGGCGTTTCTTGTAGTCAAAACGTTCTAAAAGCGTGACCGCTTGAGAAGTACTCGGGGAAAATCTGATTATTATACCAAAGTAGAACAATCCCTCTCCACCTTGCCCAAAAATGTATGTGAGCACTTGGACataatggagaaaaaaatgtaGCAATTGTCTTCCAGCAGGGACAGATCTTGATATCCCATTGTGATTTTATAGTGTAATACATGTTATTGTGTACTGTATACCTCTTCATCTGTGGCTTCTAACAGAGCCTTAAACTTAAGCTGTATCTTTGTTAAAAGGATCAGTGGTTGAAATCTGCAATGAGTGAAAACTAGTTATTTTACTGAACATTTGCTGCCGATTTTGTTTAATCTCAGCATCCAAAAATTCACAAAACAATTATGAATTGAGCAACTTATTTTCAAAGCTGCCAGGATTATAATTTCCAGTTGTCTAGGATACATTAATATCTCAAGTTGCTGCCATATCAGTCAATATAgcataaaatggaaaaaaagtgGTAAACTCAATTTGTGAGGGAAAAAAGCTTTTAACTTGGGCAATCCTTAATTTGGAACATTAACAGACACGTTATCAGAGGGTTGTATTATTGCCGACAACAATAGATTAACAGAGACAGTTTTCCGGTccagaacattttatttttgatgtaGCCATGTCCAGGTCGGATAAATTATAGAAAAAGTCCCAAATCCACCAGTGAATGACATGGTTTACTGGTCCTTCAACTCTCTCAGTCTCCTGATTGCAGACTTGACTGTGACGGCTGACGTTGTGCTGCATGACAAATGATACAAGTTTAGAAATGGTCCAATTTCGTACAGGAGAGGCCATCCAAAAAGGCCACTAATTACTCTTTAAACAAACAAGCTTGACAATGCACTCATTCATCAGTTTCCAATTCTCAGTTATTTACAAAACCCAACATACAATGTGAGGTAGAATCTCAAAGTATCAATGGAAAGCAATATAAATAATATAGTATTTTACACCTATGGGAAGGAGTCAAAACATCGCACTGTATACCAACTGAATGTACAACTTTTTACCGTAACAAAAACACAATGACGGTGAAATGCAGAAACAACAATATACGTACTTATACGTCCAGGCACCTCCAGCCACTGTCTTCCTGCAGGACCCACAGTGCCAGATTCCAACAGCCCTTCTCTTCATCTTGGTCTGCAATTGAAAAATTCAATTTTAATAGTTTCGTAATTTCAGCTTGAACCATTTCAACAAATGCACACGATCCAAACCGTAGAACATCAATCATTGCAGCGAGGCCCCTTACCTTGCCACAGAAAGAGCAGGTGTACTTTGAATGCTGGGAGATTTCAATTTTCTTCACCATCTTCCTCAGCGAGGCGCCGTAACGCGTTCCATATTTACCAACGATCCCCACCTTCTTGGTGCGCTTGGCCTGTGAACATTAACATAGGCATTAATATCGTGTATTTGCAATATACCCGCTACAGACTACTGGCAACATTTGCAACTGCACTGCAAGCTAGCAGTGGTGCTATAGAAAGCTGCGCTCACAGTAGTTAAAATTCAACACATGAGACATTTGCACTGCGTTTATTATGATAGCACCACACATATTACGCCACATCTGGGGAAAAAATCCGGAAACCTTCATGGGAAACGAAATAACCGCGAATGCACCATATTAGCACAATACCCCTTCCTAACCTAAACAAACTGAATCAAAGAACAAGCAAAGAGCAGTGTATGAGACAATATAACCTAAAGCATAAACGTTAGGTTTAAATAATTAATTGGGTTTGTCCAAACATGTAGAATATGAAGTACTTGAAGACTGCTAGTAGGCTAACATGATTTGCCTGCCCGGCACTGAAGAGTAGCAATGATGGCAGCCATTACTGTCCGTGTATGATACGAAAACATCGTTTTTGCagtgaaaagaaacacaaatctaAAACGATGAGCACTTGGGCTAAACGATCCAGTACCCAAAAAACTGTCCTGATGTGTGACTCTTTAATTGATAACACAAAAACGATAGATTGACATGGATTATAGAGGGGACTCTGAAGGCTCACCATCGTTTCAGTGGAGACGTAGGTCCAAAGAGGGATTGCTTAGTGCGCACGCGCGATTTACCCCTGTCGTTTGTGGTGCATTGTGGGGGttggagtttttcttttttaataacataaaacatatattaaacaaaatttaaaaaataataatacaatttGTGCTCTAACAAAAAGCACCCGGTAGTAGTTTTCGTGAGTATATTTGTCAAAGAATGTTTACCTGAATAATACAGGAAATGGCCGTAACTATGGACGCTTTGTAGTTATGCGCAAGCGCACTTAAATGGCGGACGCGAACATCCGTAGTGTTGATGATATGCTTGTCGATGAAGCCACCAACAATGGAACTTCTGTTGTAATATAGTGGACTTAAGGGAAAATTTTGTATTTATAGGTATCAATCTAGGTTTTGCTATGAAGCTAACACAAAAACTGGTTCTTGCTAAAGCTAAGGCTTCCGACTTGGAAAGCGTGAAGAAATTGAACTGCTGGTAAATATTCTAAATTTTatcgtgtttttttttcttggcatGCTTCATATTTAGTATTTAATGTAACATTACTGTGTTACTTTTCTACAGGGGATGCAACCTGACAGATGTGAGTATTCATGTACTGTATTTAAAGGCTTCCATATTCGGACGAATGCGAAATTGTCGACACATTTTTAGTGTTTTCACGGTTTAGGTTATATCCAATTGTGAATGCAGTAAACCAACCTTTCTCTCCATTCTAGATTTCAATCTTCTCCCAAATGGTCAATATTGAGGTGCTGGCACTTAGGTTGGTATTAGTAAATGTTTCTCTCACACcaaacatataaacacacagctTTTTAAAGGTGATCACGGAAATTATGTCAAATTGTGCTCTTGTCTTCCCACCAGTGCCAACAGCATCTCATCCCTTTCTCCAATGGCTgggtgtctgtctctgtgtgagCTCTACCTGAGGAAGAACATgatcccctccctctctgagctGTGCCATTTGCGTCCCCTGACACGTCTCAGAGTGCTGTGTTTGGCTGAAAACCCCTGTTGTGGAACAGATCCCAACAGGTACCGCCTATCTGTGCTGCGCTGCCTCCCTCGACTGCAGAAGCTCGACAACCAAGGTGAGTACAAGCCATTTGGAACGGAGGTAAAACTCACATCAGTCTGACGAGgcgttttttttatttttaaagttgtgACAGAGGAAGAGCTTGCTATGGCGCTGGTGGAAGGTGAAGCAGTCACTACCCCACCTGAAAGTCTCAAAAATCAGCTTCCATCCAATGGATTACCTGATGCAGACGTGGAGAATGACCCCCAGTACTACAACATGAAGGAGACCAAGTAAGCCTTGTAGAATCAccgctgtaaaaaaaacacccaaccACTGTATATTAAGGTTTATGCTTctgtcttgatttttttttttttttctaaaagtaAAATAAGGGAAGAGTTGGGAATGAAGCCTCTCCGGAGAGAGAAGTTCTCATCCCTTTCTTCTCCATCAACCAGAGAAACCAAACCATTGCTGAGAAAGGTAACTTCTCCTGGCAGTATTTCCATCATGCACATCCTTTTAATCAAGTTACAATTGAAGGATCTCACATATGTTTCCAGTCACACACGCTCGATGCTGTTCTTCTGCTGCTGAGGGATTTAGATGAAGAGGAACTTCAAGTCGTACACACCGCCGCTCAGAACCGGCTCCAGACGTTCACAGTAGACTCAGAAACATTTGATTCCCTGCAGACCGTCAAATCTGTGGAGATGCAACAATGAAATGCACTTTGGAGGCCAAATGTCCAGATGATTTGTGAACTGGAGTCTGTTAAATTTTGCATTGGAGTTGGTTCGCGGTACCCAGATGTGAGCATGAATAATGACTTATATTCCGATCAGGACCTGATCTCTGCGCCCACCACGGTGTCCTGCCAGCTGCAAAGCTTTAACGCATATCCTACATTTGCCTTCAACCGTAATTCATAGGACATTCATGCTTTGTAGAAGAGTGCTAGAAAAACGAGTCAGAAATGCACTTTTGCATGCAGCTGCTCGTGTTTCCCCGCTGGTCATGCAATAATGCACGATTAAGGCACATCTAATCTCCATTCTTGATTGCAGTTTTGGTAATTATTTATACTATTGTTTACTTTCGAATCAAGTTCTGCACAATATGCGAGAGTCACTGACCAACCCCTCTCCCCCAGCTTTCATGACTGCATGCCTCACTGCCTTGTAAGAAAAAGAATGTATGTTTTGctaaatttaaatgtattccTGTAAGTAAACAGTTAAAGCAATATTGCAATAGAATCAGgcttattccccccccccagatgttTCAAACACCAGATACAAACACATACTGTGTGTTTTACATATGACAAATCTGTATTTCAAAGCGTGTTTGACTCAATCACACATTTGGTTGGTAAAATCAGTCGGTGGTGCATAATTTAAGGGTTCAGGTGACATAATTTGTTCTTCCCGTTGACATTTCTCCAACTCTCAGTTGCCATCCTCGTTCTCCAGGAAAGCCATCAATGTGCTTGCATCTACAGCAACCAGCAAGTATTCCACTCCATCAACACCCTAAAGGGAGAAAAATATATTTGAGGGACCTTTCAGCAGGAGAGTTTGGGTACCAAACAAGAGCTGGACACACCTTTCGTGTGCGGATCAGTTTGTGGTCTCTGAACTCGGTCAGCTGGGTCCTCAAGGTGAGGTCGGAATTGACCAAGAATGCCTCTCGGCAACGCTGGTAGAAGTCTTGGAATGACAATCCTGTGCACAGTCATCGATTAGCACCTTCTCTtgtttgtcaaatgtcagtgcAAATCAATTCCAAAAGCAACTCGGACATAATCTCCCAGAAACGTTTGTACAAAAAGATTGTAAATTGATTTCATTCCTACCTGTGTACGAAGGATTGTCCTTATTCTCCAGCTGAAATTTCACCAACAGTTTGAAAATTCCCCTGCAAACAGTATGAATTGAGAGCCATGAGGAACACCAGCAGTGGTGAGCATCACCTGCTAAAGGTTCTGATGTATTCAGGTAAAATGGCGTCACAATGCTGCTGGTTGTTGTGGgtaatcccccccctccccggtcACCTGTGATGTCACATCAATATGGCTGCCATTAAAAACCTATGATCGGTGTGTGCACGGTACCTCGCATTTGGCGTCAGGCTGCGCAGCACGTGTGTGAGTGAAGACAGAGCCAGGGCGCCCGTCTGCTGCACCAGGAGCGAGTTTTCATACGACGTCTCCTCCGTGTAGTGCTGGAACGTCACACACTCCCACCACAACCAGTTAAACTGGCTCTGTTGAAACTGGTCCCATACTGGTAAAGGCAAAGGGAAGATTCATCTTAATTATAGATCAATAAAGAGCTAATTTATCTTAGTTAAAAAAACTAACCAAGGGGAGCATTTATGTGGTCTATAGACGCCACCAGGTGCAGGTTGGGCAGTGAGGCCAGCTGCCCCAGTGCACTCTGGGTCTTCTCTCCTCGCAGCATCAGTCCATCGATATTATGTATTAGCAGGTAAATATGAAGCTCTGAACCTGTCAGGATACACCTCATTTTTAAGAATTCCCCTTCACTTAAACAAGATGGAAATCTAGACGCGGACACACGTACTGTCTTTAAGGGTCTGAGTGATGTAGTGGATCTGGTCTGAGGGTGTCCGGAAACTTCCCTGGTGTTCGAGAACCTCACACGTCAGAGCGTTCAAGATCTGCAGCAGAAGCAAGTTGACAAAAAACATCCTTCTCCCAAACTGGAAACAAGCTTCCACACACTGACCGATTTAAGAGTGATGGATGGGAAGAACCCGTTGACAACAAGGTGGATTTCTTGGGACAAGTGAGAAACACGGAAGTCCTCCAGCAGATTTTTCTTGCTGCCTAAACCGTAGACCAGCACACTGAATCCCAGCCTGCAGCGAGGAAGAGATGCTTCGGTGTTCAAATAGAATTATTAAAACCGTCGAATCGGGGGAAGAAAACActcactgcagctgcagcatccaTTTGCTAAAGTGCTTTTGGTGCTTTTTGTGGAGCTGCTGGATCTCTTTAGCATAGCATGACGGCTTTCCGCCCAAGAGTTTGACCAACGtctcctgcaaacacaaaaacagagatGCACTTTAACAGTTCGCTTGAATACTACAGAACACCGACTGCTAAGCACCGACCCTGTCGAGCTTCGGGGTGTGTAAACGCTCCAAGGTCCGGTCAGATGTCAACACCTTCGAGCTGCCGTGGGCTTCAAAATACTCCTCCACCATACCGGGTTGACTGAGGGCTTCACATGTTGTCTTAGACTTTTTGGCTGGCGTCTTATAAAGAGCTGCAGATAGGCCCTTTTGGGGGGTTCTAGGAGTCTTTAAATTCTCCTTGTCTTCTTTCTtgacctcttcttcttcttcttcttctccatcttcatccaCTTCCTCTCCAGAATCAGAGGGTGACAGCTCACTATCACTGTCTGACCGGAGGCTCGGAACTGCCCATTGCAAAAAGGTTTAGTTCATGTTAAGTCCAACAGGGTACATTTTATTAAAGTAACACACAGAGAGTCCGCTTCCACTCACTTGTTATTCTCTTCCTCAGTCTGTGGGGTGTTGTCGATACAAACTGGACTTTTTTCCTCTGTCATATGGAAAGCACAGATTACAGACGCGGATGCTGCGAGCTCATTTAAATATGAGGCGACGCATTTTTATACGTACTCTCTGTGGAGTCCTGCTTTCACTCCTCTGGTCTGGTCGGAGAGACACGCACAGTGAAAGACTCGGTACATTTTCTGGataaactgaataaaaaaacagaacagtgAATGCACACAACTCACCGCGACCCGTTCGTGTGGGAGTGGATGGTTCGATATCTGGGGCTGCGCCGAATGTCACCGTTTTTGCGGGGGTCCGAGCCAACTCGCTTGCTGTGAATGAAAGACAGAACAAGTAAatcatgaattaaaaaaaagaagtgttttGTCACAATAAGTGTATCTGAATGACTGAAGATGGAGGGGCTCACCTGTCTGAGCCATGCTGTGTCCACGTTTGACTTTctgaaatgtgaaaatggagGATCCAGCAACTCTGGacatcccatcatcatcatctgcacaGCCAAGTCACGTGGCAAAACCTCAGTCATCACAATTTGATGGCAATAAAAGAGGGCTAATGAAACAATGCTTCACTCACCTTCCATACTGTCTGCTCCAAGAGCTTGGATGTAGTTTTGCTCACCCAGGAATCCATTTCCATCCCCGTCCTGTTCCCTGTCTCGTCGTCCAGGTGGGCTCTTCAACCTCACCATCTTCTGAACGGCCCCACTGTGGCTCTGCACATCTTTGTTTTTAGAATACACGGGAACAGTTAGCCACCAGCTAAAAAACAAGCATTCCGAAGCAGAAGAACAGTGACTGCCGCCCATACCCTCACGTTTGTCTACGATGTGCTCCAGAGCATCTCCATCGCCAATGAACTTCACCTCCAACACATCCATGGCTAGAAAGACACAGCACGCATGGGGCCATTAGCTAACAACAAGCTAGCTGCTCAGCTCGATTCGACAAACAAGAAAACTATACGATTCTTAATGTAATgttattttttctttccccaGCGTAATTAAAGAGACTCCGGTTATTGTACAACCGTGGACAAATGATAACAACGTGCAATGGCTACACGTAAGAGTAAAAATCAATAGTTGTGGATAGACCAACATTAACTTACTCGTTGTAGACTTTTACTTCAAAAGGAAACAGAACTTTTTCACCATCTAAAAATGATTGTATGGCTTGACAACTTCCCGCGCCATCCTCCTGAACTTTTTAAACCACGTGACAGGTGAAAGGCCACGTTACAGCCAATAGGCGCGTagaactacatttcccatagTGCACGTCGCCATAAAGGAGACGTCATATTTCTGAGTAAATCGGATTTCACCTAGTTTGATGGATTCCATTTATATTGTAATATAATTTATATGTTAATCAGTACTTGGCAGATGATATTAACATCAATCGTAAGACATCTGTCAAATGAATCCTTATGGACAAGTCCTACGTTAAAAGTAgttaattttttatttaattattctcAGGTTACCTCTAAGAGTGTAATTTGAATAATTATCTAAAACATCAAGATGAATAAAATCTCAAAAATTACACTTTTTTATTGAATCATCAAATATATTGACCTGGTTTTGCATGTGTAATGTAATCTCAGAAGATAACAATAACATGGTATGTATGCCAATTATTTCATCATGGATACGGttctttgggaaaaaaaaaagaatagaagtTGAATTTTCAAAATTCTATTTTATTCAACTCAGTTTACATGATGCCATCTGAGCAGTGGTCACCTGTTCTGAAACTATGGCAATAATTAGCAACCTTAAGAAGCAGCAGAGCTGTTCACCACCCTCGTGTTGGGAGCCACTTCCCCACCAGATGGCCCTCAGAGTACACGTGGTACACAGAATGCATCGCTGCAGTGGCACAGGACTGAAAAAACAAAGGTCATATGGTCAGGCAGGGAATCAAACAGGTCTAGCTTGGCTCCCAATGAAGCAGGAATACTGACATGGTAGGGGATCAGAGTGAGCATTGTGCCCAGTGGGTATTTACTGTAGTCCAAAGGCCCCGAGATGGGCTCCATTCTACCATGCTCCTGAGTCATGGACACCAACCTGGAGGGAAATAACTCCCATCAGAACTGCACATGATTTTAGTtgagagaacaaaaacaggggCCGACTACAGTACTTGAGGTCTGTATGTCCTTCAATAACAGCATATCCAGTGGGGAGTGTTCCAGCTCCATCTAGACTGGGGGTAGAGTGCGTTTTTAATTAACCCAAACCCAGGACGGTAAAACCTGCTCGTTACCTGCTGGTCTGCTCTTCAAACACAAAACAGGTCAAAGGTCTGATGAAGGTACCTCAGTCCCGTCCATCCACAGTCGACCAGGAGCTGATTCCTGTGAGGAGCGTGACTTATGACTCGCGTCAAAACCTTCGCAGCCACGTCCTCCAAACTGCATGAGCCAATAAGGGACTGTTGCACATCTAAAACACAGCAACAAAACCCACCGTCtccaaaaatacatcaaaataaTGGCTACCAATAGGATAAAATAATCCTTTTGTGTGCCCACCATAGAAAACATAGTTCCCAGGGTGCACCTCACTGAGCTGGTCCATGTCTTTGACAGGGTGACTACAGGAAGGGGTGGAGCCTATGCTGGACTTACAGGTGACGCCAGCATCCTTCAATCTGAAGTGAGACAGCATTTTGATGTTTTAGTTTTGATGTTTTGATAATGCCTTAATGTGTCAGAAAGAGTCATTCTTTATTCGTCTGTCTCACTTTTCCATGAACTGCAGAGTCAAGTCGGTGGTTTCCTGGGCAACCACCTGTATCTGCTCCACTCCTTTGCACTTGTAGGTGTTGCCACAGTGAGCGTACACGCCCGTGAGCTCCACGCCGTCCGCCTGAGCGATGGCCAGAGCAAGTTTGAGCGTCCCGGGGTCTGAATACAGGACTCCCGCTGCAACAACGCAAACAAAGGATCAGCCAACACACGTGAAGATGAGTTGTGGTGTCCCCGAGCTCTACCTCTCCCGTTGCCACAGTCAAGTTTCAGCCAGACATGCCACTGCCGGCCGTCTTTTAGCGGCCTCTtcttgagctcctccagagcGTCTGGGTGATCCAGCAAAACCTGGAAGAGATCCAGTCTCTCTGACAGAGCTGCACAGTGCTCCACCTGTGAAGAGATCATACCACAATTATGTTAAGAGAAACGACCCAAATATTCACCTTGATTGATGCTTTGACTCATAAACATGGCCTCCGCTTGAATTAATTACATATAGAATCAGTCTTTTTAGTGTGTGAGTTCAGAGGACCTTATCAAAAGGAAGAGGGTAAGCATAGAGGATGTCATCAAAACCGTGGTCGGCGTAGAAACTGGCTTCAGCAAGTGTGGAAACCACGATGCATCTCCGGGTTCCACCTGTCATTATGTCAGCGCACTCacttgaaaaacaaacaaacagagatCCATCACATAAGATGATGACTGTATTAatgtatccgtgtgtgtgttcatacagGGTTTTGTGGGTCTTCATGTGAGGCCGAAGTCGGACACCCAGCTTCTCATATCGCTCAGTCATGTTCTGGACATTTCTCTTCACTTTGTCCAGGTCCACCACCAGAGCAGGCGTATACAGGGACGAGAGGGCCTCGTCCTTCATAGTGGCAGAACTGGAACACGCACGCACCAGATATTCCTCATGCAATTAAATTGCTATGCATGATTGGTTTccttttaaatctaaaacgacACTGTGTTGCCCATTGTGTTGACATTTGCTTGCCCAGTCTTGGGTTACTGCATTAAAcgctaaaaaaaaattaatcgTACAAATTAAGACAAATTAAGGCTTCATCCCCACCTACCCCATGATCAACAAACGTTAAAGAAAAAAGTGTTCCGCACAATCTGGTTAAGCAGACAACGGGCGCCCCCTGGCGTTAAATACACATAATTGACTAAAGGCAAGACAAAACGTGCAAACGTTGTTGAGTTTAATTGCATCAGAAAGAACAAAAGCTAAACTACTGAATGTTATCGTTTAGGATCTGACAACGTGCATTACAATTGAGCAGGTTTTAGACAGGAACTCTACCGACTTCGACCTTCCAATTTTGCGTAACTACCGTTAGAAACACGGCGGCTGTGGAAAAACTAGGACTAAAATATCGCAACGTTGATACTTACTTAAAATAAGTTCAGAATATAACGCTGTATTTTCTTCCCGCAGCCTGAGTGGAATCTGCACACACGGTGGCTGCAATAAT from Takifugu flavidus isolate HTHZ2018 chromosome 15, ASM371156v2, whole genome shotgun sequence includes:
- the cfap410 gene encoding cilia and flagella associated protein 410 — its product is MKLTQKLVLAKAKASDLESVKKLNCWGCNLTDISIFSQMVNIEVLALSANSISSLSPMAGCLSLCELYLRKNMIPSLSELCHLRPLTRLRVLCLAENPCCGTDPNRYRLSVLRCLPRLQKLDNQVVTEEELAMALVEGEAVTTPPESLKNQLPSNGLPDADVENDPQYYNMKETNKIREELGMKPLRREKFSSLSSPSTRETKPLLRKSHTLDAVLLLLRDLDEEELQVVHTAAQNRLQTFTVDSETFDSLQTVKSVEMQQ
- the zgc:162816 gene encoding D-serine dehydratase yields the protein MKDEALSSLYTPALVVDLDKVKRNVQNMTERYEKLGVRLRPHMKTHKTLECADIMTGGTRRCIVVSTLAEASFYADHGFDDILYAYPLPFDKVEHCAALSERLDLFQVLLDHPDALEELKKRPLKDGRQWHVWLKLDCGNGRAGVLYSDPGTLKLALAIAQADGVELTGVYAHCGNTYKCKGVEQIQVVAQETTDLTLQFMEKLKDAGVTCKSSIGSTPSCSHPVKDMDQLSEVHPGNYVFYDVQQSLIGSCSLEDVAAKVLTRVISHAPHRNQLLVDCGWTGLSLDGAGTLPTGYAVIEGHTDLKLVSMTQEHGRMEPISGPLDYSKYPLGTMLTLIPYHSCATAAMHSVYHVYSEGHLVGKWLPTRGW
- the pecr gene encoding peroxisomal trans-2-enoyl-CoA reductase — protein: MASSVFKPGLFKHKVAIVTGGGSGIGKAISAELLELGCNVVISSRNTGRLEAAAQEMRQKLPPSSPASVTPLQCNIRNENEVKELVSSVLKQYGRIDFLVNNGGGQFSSPAEHISSKGWKAVIDTNLTGTFQCCQAVYSSWMKQHGGVIVNIIADMWKGFPGMSHTGAARAAVDNLTKSLAIEWAASGVRVNAIAPGTIFSKTAMENYKDLGPQLFRMSVSHCPAKRLGVPEEISSAVCFLLSPAASYISGATLKVDAGQSLYHSMWEIPNHSAWPEAPEGENLDAMKELLNPQSKL
- the rpl37a gene encoding 60S ribosomal protein L37a; the protein is MAKRTKKVGIVGKYGTRYGASLRKMVKKIEISQHSKYTCSFCGKTKMKRRAVGIWHCGSCRKTVAGGAWTYNTTSAVTVKSAIRRLRELKDQ
- the orc2 gene encoding origin recognition complex subunit 2 isoform X1 → MDVLEVKFIGDGDALEHIVDKREDVQSHSGAVQKMVRLKSPPGRRDREQDGDGNGFLGEQNYIQALGADSMEDDDDGMSRVAGSSIFTFQKVKRGHSMAQTASELARTPAKTVTFGAAPDIEPSTPTRTGRDQRSESRTPQRRKKVQFVSTTPHRLRKRITIPSLRSDSDSELSPSDSGEEVDEDGEEEEEEEVKKEDKENLKTPRTPQKGLSAALYKTPAKKSKTTCEALSQPGMVEEYFEAHGSSKVLTSDRTLERLHTPKLDRETLVKLLGGKPSCYAKEIQQLHKKHQKHFSKWMLQLQLGFSVLVYGLGSKKNLLEDFRVSHLSQEIHLVVNGFFPSITLKSILNALTCEVLEHQGSFRTPSDQIHYITQTLKDSSELHIYLLIHNIDGLMLRGEKTQSALGQLASLPNLHLVASIDHINAPLVWDQFQQSQFNWLWWECVTFQHYTEETSYENSLLVQQTGALALSSLTHVLRSLTPNARGIFKLLVKFQLENKDNPSYTGLSFQDFYQRCREAFLVNSDLTLRTQLTEFRDHKLIRTRKGVDGVEYLLVAVDASTLMAFLENEDGN
- the orc2 gene encoding origin recognition complex subunit 2 isoform X2; its protein translation is MDVLEVKFIGDGDALEHIVDKHVQSHSGAVQKMVRLKSPPGRRDREQDGDGNGFLGEQNYIQALGADSMEDDDDGMSRVAGSSIFTFQKVKRGHSMAQTASELARTPAKTVTFGAAPDIEPSTPTRTGRDQRSESRTPQRRKKVQFVSTTPHRLRKRITIPSLRSDSDSELSPSDSGEEVDEDGEEEEEEEVKKEDKENLKTPRTPQKGLSAALYKTPAKKSKTTCEALSQPGMVEEYFEAHGSSKVLTSDRTLERLHTPKLDRETLVKLLGGKPSCYAKEIQQLHKKHQKHFSKWMLQLQLGFSVLVYGLGSKKNLLEDFRVSHLSQEIHLVVNGFFPSITLKSILNALTCEVLEHQGSFRTPSDQIHYITQTLKDSSELHIYLLIHNIDGLMLRGEKTQSALGQLASLPNLHLVASIDHINAPLVWDQFQQSQFNWLWWECVTFQHYTEETSYENSLLVQQTGALALSSLTHVLRSLTPNARGIFKLLVKFQLENKDNPSYTGLSFQDFYQRCREAFLVNSDLTLRTQLTEFRDHKLIRTRKGVDGVEYLLVAVDASTLMAFLENEDGN